The following are encoded together in the Mycolicibacterium arabiense genome:
- a CDS encoding alpha/beta hydrolase, translating into MMIGGEFNTPADWLRTGNAIKTVDDFAAQHAGKAPVLVFVDSGGAFNNDTECVNGARGNAADHLTKDVVPFMEQTYGVSAESANWGIVGWSMGGTCAVDLTVMHPDLFSAFEDIAGDLSPNSGTRQQTIDRLFGGSEAKYASFDPTTVITRHGPYRGVAGWFDVNGPMPSAPAVVDVRDDMGNGAAGGKAVAHTSDQEAAADSLCALGSSRGIDCAVVEQPGKHDWPFASQAFAAALPWMAGRIGTPGVPSTPLPTPGAGLQATAR; encoded by the coding sequence ATGATGATCGGCGGTGAGTTCAACACACCGGCCGACTGGCTGCGCACGGGCAACGCCATCAAGACCGTCGACGACTTCGCCGCTCAGCACGCGGGCAAGGCACCGGTGCTGGTGTTCGTCGACTCCGGCGGAGCCTTCAACAACGACACCGAGTGCGTGAACGGTGCGCGCGGCAATGCCGCCGACCATCTGACGAAGGACGTCGTCCCGTTCATGGAGCAGACCTACGGCGTGAGCGCCGAGAGCGCCAACTGGGGCATCGTCGGGTGGTCGATGGGCGGCACGTGCGCCGTCGACCTGACCGTGATGCACCCCGACCTGTTCAGCGCATTCGAGGACATCGCAGGCGATCTCAGCCCGAACTCGGGCACCAGGCAACAGACGATCGACCGGCTGTTCGGCGGCAGCGAAGCGAAGTACGCGAGCTTCGACCCGACCACCGTCATCACCCGTCACGGTCCCTACCGCGGAGTGGCCGGCTGGTTCGACGTCAACGGCCCCATGCCGTCTGCGCCGGCGGTGGTCGACGTCAGGGACGACATGGGCAACGGCGCGGCGGGCGGCAAGGCAGTCGCACACACCAGTGACCAGGAGGCAGCGGCCGACTCGCTGTGCGCCCTCGGCAGCAGCCGCGGAATCGACTGTGCCGTCGTAGAACAGCCCGGCAAGCACGATTGGCCCTTCGCCTCACAGGCGTTCGCCGCTGCCCTGCCATGGATGGCCGGACGCATCGGTACGCCGGGGGTGCCGTCGACGCCGCTGCCGACGCCGGGCGCGGGACTTCAGGCCACCGCAAGGTAG
- a CDS encoding acyl-CoA dehydrogenase family protein → MLEWSEVDLAVRDAVRDFVDKEIRPHLDDLESGDMPPYPIIRKLFSTFGIDAMAKESLERRLAKMRDGSEPTGKSAGGGMFGGGGDQAGMGFVLISELCRVSMGVVTGLGVSLGLTVPTIASRGTLAQQERWLPELVTYEKVGAWAITEPDSGSDAFGGMTTSVVRDGDDYILNGQKTFITNGPDADVTVVYAKLDDGDRSVDKRKRKVLTFVLDKGMDGFVQSKPLRKMGIHSSRTGELFFTDVRLGRDRLLGETEDNASGDGRDSAKSNFSSERIGVAAMSLGVIEECLRLSVDYAKSRKLWGQEIGQFQLIQLKLATMEVARMNVRNMLFRVIEAAQTGTPISLAEASAMKWYCSQAATDVAMEAIQIFGGNGYMTEYRVEQLARDAKSLMIYAGSNEVQITHVARGLLSG, encoded by the coding sequence ATGCTCGAATGGTCCGAGGTCGACCTCGCCGTGCGCGACGCCGTTCGCGACTTCGTGGACAAGGAGATCAGGCCGCACCTCGACGACCTCGAGAGCGGTGACATGCCGCCCTACCCCATCATCCGAAAGCTGTTCAGCACCTTCGGAATCGACGCGATGGCCAAGGAATCGCTCGAGCGGCGGCTGGCCAAGATGCGCGACGGGTCGGAACCGACGGGCAAGTCGGCGGGGGGCGGCATGTTCGGCGGCGGCGGCGACCAGGCAGGCATGGGTTTCGTGCTCATCAGCGAGCTGTGCCGGGTCAGCATGGGCGTGGTCACCGGCCTGGGCGTCAGCCTGGGACTCACCGTGCCCACCATCGCGTCCCGGGGCACCCTGGCGCAGCAGGAGCGCTGGCTGCCGGAGCTGGTGACCTACGAGAAGGTGGGTGCCTGGGCGATCACCGAACCCGACTCCGGCTCCGATGCGTTCGGCGGCATGACGACCTCAGTGGTCCGCGATGGCGACGACTACATCCTCAACGGACAGAAGACGTTCATCACCAACGGTCCCGACGCCGACGTGACGGTGGTCTACGCGAAGCTCGACGACGGCGACCGCAGCGTGGACAAGCGCAAGCGCAAGGTCCTCACCTTCGTCCTCGACAAGGGCATGGACGGCTTCGTGCAGTCGAAGCCGTTGCGCAAGATGGGCATTCACAGCTCGCGCACCGGTGAACTGTTCTTCACCGACGTGCGCCTCGGCCGCGACCGGCTGCTCGGCGAGACCGAGGACAACGCGTCGGGCGACGGGCGCGACAGCGCGAAGTCGAACTTCTCCTCCGAGCGCATCGGGGTTGCGGCGATGTCGCTCGGCGTCATCGAGGAGTGTCTGCGGCTGTCCGTCGACTACGCGAAGTCACGGAAGCTGTGGGGCCAAGAGATCGGGCAGTTCCAGCTGATCCAGCTCAAGCTGGCGACGATGGAAGTGGCGCGGATGAACGTGCGCAACATGCTCTTTCGCGTCATCGAGGCCGCTCAGACCGGCACCCCGATCTCGCTGGCCGAGGCGTCGGCGATGAAGTGGTACTGCTCGCAGGCGGCAACGGACGTCGCCATGGAGGCGATTCAGATCTTCGGCGGCAACGGCTACATGACCGAGTACCGGGTCGAACAGCTCGCGCGCGACGCCAAGTCGCTGATGATCTACGCAGGGAGCAACGAGGTTCAGATCACGCACGTCGCGCGAGGACTGCTCAGCGGGTAG
- the rplT gene encoding 50S ribosomal protein L20 has translation MARVKRALNAQKKRRTVLKASKGYRGQRSRLYRKAKEQQLHSLTYAYRDRKARKGDFRKLWISRINAAGRANGITYNRLIQGLKAAGVEVDRKNLAEIAVSDPAAFTALVEVARKALPEDVNAPSGEAA, from the coding sequence ATGGCACGCGTGAAGCGCGCACTCAACGCCCAGAAGAAGCGGCGTACCGTCCTCAAGGCATCGAAGGGCTACCGCGGCCAGCGGTCACGCCTGTACCGCAAGGCCAAGGAGCAGCAGCTCCACTCCTTGACGTACGCCTACCGTGACCGCAAGGCGCGCAAGGGTGACTTCCGCAAGCTGTGGATCTCCCGCATCAACGCCGCGGGCCGCGCCAACGGCATCACCTACAACCGGCTGATCCAGGGTCTCAAGGCCGCCGGTGTCGAGGTGGACCGCAAGAACCTCGCCGAGATCGCCGTGAGCGACCCGGCTGCGTTCACCGCCCTCGTCGAGGTCGCCAGGAAGGCGCTTCCCGAGGACGTCAACGCTCCGTCGGGCGAAGCCGCCTGA
- the lysX gene encoding bifunctional lysylphosphatidylglycerol synthetase/lysine--tRNA ligase LysX: MTLAAASKPANTKHRSAFWWVPAAAGWTVGIIATLSLLASVSPLIRWVIRIPREFVNDYIFNFPDTSFAWAFVLALLAAALAARKSVAWWILVIYMVAAVGWNVVGLTTGDESIMEDVGEVIGLAFHVAAIAFLILARHEFWAKVRRGALIKAALTLVAGMAIGTLVGWGLLELFPGSLARGDRPLYALNRVSAFAGAASDNFAGHPHVFVNALLGLFGALALMVAAIVLFRSQRAENALTGEDESAIRGLLELYGKNDSLGYFATRRDKSVVFAPNGRAAITYRVEVGVCLASGDPLGDPKAWPAAIGAWLQLCQSYGWAPGVMGASSAAAQAFSAAGLNAIELGDEAILHPDRFKLSGPDMKPVRQAVTRARRGGLTVRLRRHRDLSPDEMADVIRRADAWRDTETERGFSMALGRLGDPADGDCLLVEAVQERSDTGDGEVVAMLSLVPWGTNGVSLDLMRRSPQSPNGTNELMVSELCLQAEEIGISRISLNFAMFRSAFEEGAQLGAGPVARLWRALLVFFSRWWQLETLYRSNMKYQPEWVPRYACYDDARLVPRVGVASVIAEGFLVLPFSRRNKQHTGHHSAVPESLAKSGLLHGDGTAPDLSGIAADDGEGAGGPRLPEQVRVRMAKLKTLQDSGIDAYPVGQPPSHTVATAVETSDVTVSVSGRILRMRDYGGVLFAQLRDWSGEVQVLFDDSRLTAGRTADVTNAIDLGDLVEVTGTMGLSRSGKPSLLADHWRLIGKCLRPLPDKWKGLTDPEARVRTRYVDLAINTESRDLITARSRILHAIRETLVGKGFLEVETPILQQIHGGANARPFMTHINAYDLDLYLRIAPELYLKRLCVGGVERVFELGRAFRNEGVDFSHNPEFTLLEAYQAHADYNVWVHGCRELIQNAAQAANGAQVVMRPGETEGTLEAVDISGEWPVKTVHGAVSEALGEEVDPTTDLATLRSLCDRVGVPYLTHWDAGAVVLELYERLVEGQTLQPTFYKDFPTSVSPLTRPHRSIPGVAERWDLVAWGVELGTAYSELTDPVEQRRRLQEQSLLAAGGDPEAMELDEDFLQAMEYAMPPTGGLGVGVDRVVMLITGRSIRETLPFPLAKPR, from the coding sequence ATGACCCTGGCCGCGGCGAGCAAGCCGGCGAACACCAAGCACCGCTCAGCCTTCTGGTGGGTTCCCGCCGCGGCGGGATGGACGGTCGGGATCATCGCGACCCTGTCGCTGCTCGCCAGCGTGTCCCCACTGATCCGGTGGGTCATCCGCATCCCGCGCGAATTCGTCAACGACTACATCTTCAACTTCCCGGACACCAGCTTCGCGTGGGCCTTCGTCCTGGCGCTGCTCGCGGCTGCGCTCGCGGCCCGCAAGAGCGTCGCCTGGTGGATCCTCGTCATCTACATGGTCGCTGCCGTCGGGTGGAACGTGGTCGGCCTGACCACCGGCGACGAATCGATCATGGAGGACGTCGGCGAGGTCATCGGGCTCGCCTTCCACGTCGCGGCGATCGCCTTCCTGATCCTGGCCCGCCACGAATTCTGGGCGAAGGTCCGTCGCGGTGCGCTCATCAAGGCGGCGTTGACGCTGGTGGCCGGGATGGCGATCGGCACGCTCGTCGGATGGGGCCTGCTGGAACTATTCCCCGGGTCCCTCGCCCGCGGCGACCGCCCGCTCTACGCGCTCAACCGGGTGAGCGCGTTCGCCGGCGCGGCGTCGGACAACTTCGCAGGCCATCCCCACGTGTTCGTCAACGCGCTGCTGGGCCTGTTCGGTGCGTTGGCCCTGATGGTCGCGGCCATCGTGCTGTTCCGGTCGCAGCGGGCGGAGAACGCTCTCACCGGGGAGGACGAATCCGCCATCCGAGGCCTGCTCGAGCTGTACGGCAAGAACGACTCGCTGGGGTACTTCGCGACCCGCCGCGACAAGTCGGTGGTGTTCGCACCGAACGGGCGCGCGGCCATCACCTATCGGGTCGAGGTGGGCGTCTGCCTGGCCAGCGGTGACCCGCTGGGCGACCCCAAGGCGTGGCCTGCGGCCATCGGCGCGTGGCTCCAACTGTGCCAGTCCTACGGCTGGGCGCCGGGTGTGATGGGCGCGAGTTCGGCGGCGGCACAGGCGTTCAGCGCGGCCGGCCTCAACGCGATCGAACTCGGCGACGAGGCCATCCTGCATCCGGACCGCTTCAAGCTCTCCGGCCCCGACATGAAGCCGGTACGCCAGGCGGTGACGCGGGCGCGTCGCGGCGGTCTCACCGTGCGCCTGCGTCGGCACCGCGACCTGAGTCCCGACGAGATGGCGGACGTCATCCGACGCGCCGATGCGTGGCGCGACACCGAGACCGAGCGCGGCTTCTCCATGGCGCTCGGGCGGCTCGGCGACCCGGCCGACGGCGATTGCCTTCTGGTGGAGGCGGTCCAGGAACGGAGCGACACGGGTGACGGTGAGGTCGTCGCCATGCTGTCGCTGGTGCCGTGGGGCACCAACGGCGTCTCGCTGGATCTGATGCGCCGCTCACCCCAGTCCCCCAACGGCACCAACGAACTGATGGTCAGTGAGCTGTGCCTGCAGGCTGAGGAGATCGGCATCAGCCGCATCTCGCTCAACTTCGCGATGTTCCGCTCGGCCTTCGAGGAAGGCGCGCAACTCGGCGCGGGACCGGTCGCGCGGCTGTGGCGTGCGCTGCTGGTGTTCTTCTCGCGGTGGTGGCAGCTGGAGACGCTGTACCGCTCGAACATGAAGTACCAGCCCGAGTGGGTCCCCCGGTACGCCTGCTACGACGACGCGCGTCTGGTGCCGCGGGTCGGCGTCGCATCGGTGATCGCCGAGGGCTTCCTGGTGCTGCCGTTCAGCAGACGCAACAAGCAGCACACCGGTCACCACTCGGCCGTGCCCGAGTCACTGGCGAAGTCAGGTCTGCTACACGGCGACGGCACCGCACCCGACCTCAGCGGCATCGCGGCCGACGACGGTGAGGGCGCCGGCGGCCCCCGGTTGCCCGAGCAGGTACGGGTCCGGATGGCCAAGCTGAAGACGTTGCAGGACAGCGGGATCGACGCGTACCCCGTCGGCCAGCCACCCAGCCACACCGTCGCCACGGCCGTCGAGACCAGCGACGTCACCGTCAGCGTGTCGGGCCGCATCCTGCGGATGCGTGACTACGGCGGCGTGCTGTTCGCTCAACTGCGCGACTGGTCGGGCGAGGTTCAGGTCCTGTTCGACGACTCGCGTCTCACCGCGGGCCGCACGGCCGACGTCACCAACGCGATCGATCTCGGCGACCTCGTCGAGGTGACGGGGACCATGGGCCTGAGCCGCTCGGGCAAGCCGTCACTGCTGGCCGACCACTGGCGTCTCATCGGCAAGTGCCTGCGGCCGCTGCCGGACAAGTGGAAGGGACTCACCGACCCCGAGGCTCGGGTGCGGACGCGCTACGTCGACCTGGCCATCAACACGGAGTCGCGCGACCTCATCACCGCGCGGAGCAGGATCCTGCACGCCATTCGCGAGACCCTGGTCGGCAAGGGCTTCCTCGAGGTCGAGACGCCGATCCTGCAGCAGATCCACGGCGGTGCGAACGCACGCCCGTTCATGACCCACATCAACGCCTACGACTTGGACCTCTACCTGCGCATCGCCCCGGAGCTGTACCTCAAGCGGCTCTGCGTCGGTGGTGTCGAGCGCGTCTTCGAACTCGGCCGTGCGTTCCGCAACGAGGGCGTCGACTTCAGCCACAACCCCGAATTCACGCTGCTGGAGGCGTACCAGGCGCACGCCGACTACAACGTGTGGGTGCACGGGTGCCGCGAACTCATCCAGAACGCAGCGCAGGCGGCCAACGGCGCCCAGGTCGTCATGCGGCCCGGCGAGACCGAGGGCACGTTGGAGGCCGTCGACATCTCCGGTGAATGGCCGGTGAAGACCGTGCACGGGGCGGTGTCCGAGGCCCTCGGCGAGGAAGTCGATCCGACCACCGACCTCGCCACGCTGCGGTCCCTGTGCGATCGCGTGGGCGTGCCCTACCTGACCCATTGGGACGCAGGCGCGGTCGTGCTCGAACTCTACGAACGGCTGGTCGAGGGGCAGACCCTGCAGCCGACGTTCTACAAGGACTTCCCGACGTCGGTGTCGCCGCTGACGCGACCGCACCGGAGCATCCCGGGGGTCGCAGAGCGTTGGGACCTCGTCGCGTGGGGTGTCGAATTGGGCACTGCCTACAGCGAATTGACCGATCCCGTGGAACAACGCAGGCGGTTGCAGGAGCAATCGCTGTTGGCTGCCGGTGGCGACCCCGAGGCGATGGAACTCGACGAGGACTTCCTGCAGGCGATGGAGTACGCGATGCCCCCGACCGGCGGGTTGGGCGTCGGCGTCGACCGCGTCGTCATGCTGATCACCGGCCGCAGCATCCGCGAGACGTTGCCGTTCCCGCTCGCCAAGCCACGCTGA
- a CDS encoding DUF1844 domain-containing protein, whose product MTDDPELPDEAAELPVRELAEIPAVEVITRAAVMLMSAAAEKLGLADGNPEDSPHQDLDEARRLINALAGLLKGSVEYLGLHAGPIRDGLKGLQLAFKEASAFPEEPGKGPGEWFTGPVW is encoded by the coding sequence ATGACCGATGATCCCGAACTCCCCGACGAGGCGGCTGAACTGCCCGTCCGCGAACTGGCCGAGATCCCTGCAGTCGAGGTCATCACCCGCGCCGCGGTCATGCTCATGAGTGCAGCGGCCGAGAAGCTCGGCCTGGCCGACGGCAACCCCGAAGACAGCCCACACCAGGATCTCGACGAGGCGCGCCGCCTGATCAACGCCCTTGCCGGTCTCCTGAAGGGCTCCGTCGAGTACCTGGGACTGCACGCCGGACCCATCAGGGACGGGCTCAAGGGTTTGCAGCTGGCGTTCAAGGAGGCCAGCGCCTTCCCCGAGGAGCCGGGCAAGGGCCCGGGCGAATGGTTCACCGGGCCCGTTTGGTGA
- the infC gene encoding translation initiation factor IF-3: MSTETRINERIRVPEVRLIGPGGEQVGIVRIEDALRVAADADLDLVEVAPDAKPPVCKIMDYGKFKYETAQKLRESRKNQQQTVVKEQKLRPKIDPHDYETKKGHVVRFLEAGSKVKVTIMFRGREQSRPELGYRLLQRLGADVADYGFVETSAKQDGRNMTMVLAPHRGAKTRAKAAHDADTPAGQRGSAQAAEAPTDPPQN, from the coding sequence ATCAGCACTGAGACACGCATCAACGAGCGCATTCGCGTACCTGAAGTCCGCCTGATTGGACCGGGCGGTGAACAGGTGGGAATCGTGCGCATCGAAGATGCCCTTCGCGTCGCCGCGGATGCCGATCTCGACCTCGTCGAAGTAGCTCCAGATGCCAAACCGCCGGTTTGCAAGATCATGGACTACGGCAAGTTCAAGTACGAGACGGCTCAGAAGTTGCGCGAGTCTCGCAAGAACCAGCAGCAGACCGTCGTCAAGGAACAGAAGCTGCGGCCCAAGATCGACCCCCACGACTACGAGACCAAGAAGGGTCACGTCGTCCGCTTCCTCGAGGCGGGGTCGAAGGTCAAGGTCACGATCATGTTCCGCGGTCGCGAGCAGTCGCGGCCCGAACTCGGTTACCGCCTGTTGCAGCGCCTGGGCGCCGACGTCGCCGATTACGGCTTCGTCGAGACGTCCGCCAAGCAGGACGGCCGCAACATGACGATGGTGCTGGCACCGCACCGCGGCGCGAAGACTCGCGCCAAGGCGGCGCACGACGCAGACACACCCGCCGGCCAGCGCGGCAGCGCACAGGCCGCCGAAGCACCGACCGATCCACCACAGAACTGA
- a CDS encoding Gfo/Idh/MocA family protein: protein MADFTAAAAIIGTGFMGRVHAESLARIGVRVLGIVGSTPERAAAAGIAQPYSGMDEMLADDRVNVVHVCSPNHLHYEQALAALRAGKHVVCEKPLAMTPAEARELRDTARELGLVNAVCFINRFYPLCQQAAAQVSSGALGAVRLVTGGYLQDWLSKDTDWNWRLDPRLGGSLRVVGDIGSHWLDLASYVTGQRVESVMADLTTTIPTRHRPLRSVETFTQAVDQETEPTTVTTEDIAGILLRFDGGARGVLSLSQVSPGRKNNLTLDLSGSDGSLNWGLENPERMWIGHRDDPSQILMRTEGDYPPGHAQGYPDTFKALHHAVYTAVASGEAPTEPDFPTFDDGLEQALIGEAIAQSARLEQWATVER, encoded by the coding sequence ATGGCCGACTTCACAGCAGCAGCAGCCATCATCGGCACCGGGTTCATGGGCCGGGTGCACGCGGAATCGCTGGCCCGCATCGGGGTTCGCGTGCTGGGCATCGTCGGCTCCACGCCGGAGCGGGCAGCGGCGGCGGGAATCGCGCAGCCCTACTCCGGCATGGACGAGATGTTGGCCGACGACAGGGTGAACGTGGTGCACGTCTGCTCGCCCAACCACCTGCACTACGAGCAGGCACTCGCTGCCCTGCGCGCTGGCAAGCACGTGGTGTGCGAGAAGCCGCTCGCGATGACGCCGGCGGAGGCCCGGGAACTCCGCGACACCGCCCGCGAACTGGGTCTGGTCAACGCCGTGTGCTTCATCAACCGCTTCTACCCGCTGTGCCAGCAGGCCGCGGCTCAGGTGAGTTCTGGCGCACTGGGTGCCGTGCGACTCGTCACCGGCGGCTACCTCCAGGACTGGCTGTCGAAGGACACCGACTGGAACTGGCGTCTCGATCCCCGACTCGGTGGGTCGTTGCGCGTCGTCGGCGACATCGGTTCGCACTGGCTCGATCTCGCGAGCTACGTCACCGGCCAACGCGTCGAGTCCGTGATGGCCGACCTCACCACGACGATCCCGACCCGCCATCGGCCGCTCCGTTCGGTCGAGACGTTCACGCAGGCGGTGGACCAGGAGACCGAACCCACCACGGTCACCACCGAGGACATCGCAGGCATCCTGCTCCGATTCGACGGGGGCGCGCGTGGCGTTCTGTCGTTGTCGCAGGTGTCCCCGGGCCGCAAGAACAACCTGACCTTGGACCTCAGCGGTTCCGACGGTTCGCTCAACTGGGGGTTGGAGAACCCGGAACGGATGTGGATCGGTCACCGCGACGATCCCAGCCAGATCCTGATGCGTACCGAAGGCGACTACCCACCGGGGCACGCGCAGGGGTACCCGGACACCTTCAAGGCGCTGCACCACGCCGTGTACACCGCGGTCGCATCCGGTGAAGCCCCCACGGAACCCGACTTCCCAACCTTCGACGACGGGCTCGAGCAGGCGCTCATCGGTGAAGCGATCGCGCAGAGCGCTCGACTCGAACAGTGGGCCACCGTCGAGCGCTGA
- the rpmI gene encoding 50S ribosomal protein L35, with the protein MPKAKTHSGASKRFRKTGTGKIVRQKAGKRHLLEHKASKRTRRLDGRTTVAANDTARVTKMLNG; encoded by the coding sequence ATGCCCAAGGCCAAGACCCACAGCGGCGCATCGAAGCGGTTCCGCAAGACCGGAACCGGCAAGATCGTGCGGCAGAAGGCCGGAAAGCGCCACCTGCTCGAGCACAAGGCGAGCAAGCGCACCCGCCGCCTCGACGGGCGCACCACCGTCGCGGCGAACGACACCGCCCGCGTCACCAAGATGCTCAACGGCTGA
- a CDS encoding TrmH family RNA methyltransferase, with translation MTEKSNRVAAAIKLQRPVGRRHAARFLAEGSNLVESALRRGLVDEVFVTEAAAERFRDLLIDAPVHLVTERAAKALSDTVTPVGLVAVCRMPEVTLASVLAAPRLVAVAVDTADPGNAGTLIRLADALGADALVLAGDSVDPYNAKCLRASAGSIFSVPVVDAPDTLALIAELVHAELVVMAATLDGETSLDDVNLDVPTAWLFGSEAHGLPVEVAEAADVRVRIPMAGGAESLNVAAAAAICLYQSARATR, from the coding sequence CTGACCGAGAAGTCCAATCGGGTAGCTGCGGCGATCAAGCTGCAGCGTCCCGTTGGACGCCGCCACGCCGCACGCTTTCTCGCCGAAGGTTCCAACCTCGTCGAGTCGGCGTTGCGGCGTGGTCTCGTTGACGAGGTCTTCGTCACCGAGGCCGCCGCCGAGCGGTTTCGCGACCTCCTGATCGACGCCCCCGTTCACCTGGTGACCGAACGCGCTGCAAAGGCGTTGTCGGACACCGTCACACCCGTCGGGCTGGTGGCGGTATGCCGGATGCCGGAGGTGACGCTCGCCTCGGTGCTGGCGGCGCCCCGACTGGTGGCCGTCGCGGTCGACACCGCCGACCCCGGTAACGCCGGGACGCTGATCCGGCTCGCCGACGCCCTTGGCGCGGACGCTCTCGTCCTGGCCGGCGATAGCGTGGATCCCTACAACGCGAAGTGTCTGCGCGCCTCTGCGGGCAGCATCTTCTCGGTGCCCGTCGTCGACGCGCCCGACACGCTCGCGCTGATCGCCGAATTGGTGCACGCGGAGCTGGTGGTGATGGCCGCGACGCTCGATGGCGAGACGTCGCTCGACGACGTGAACCTCGACGTGCCGACGGCGTGGCTGTTCGGCTCCGAGGCGCACGGTCTGCCCGTCGAGGTCGCCGAGGCGGCCGACGTCCGCGTGCGGATCCCGATGGCCGGTGGCGCCGAGAGTCTCAACGTCGCGGCCGCGGCGGCGATCTGTCTGTACCAGAGCGCCAGGGCTACCCGCTGA